Proteins co-encoded in one uncultured Draconibacterium sp. genomic window:
- a CDS encoding glycoside hydrolase family 95-like protein yields MKYIDIRLFAIVILTLIGFACTPKENEVKLDVDWKTFLGKHDMVWNPLTYSEKPDYWEKRNMKHHHNWHEGAFTGNGEIGAMIYKETPERLRFQLGRYDVNSHRKVEKIDWTVPRLLIGDFLLQPKGTIENESMRLHLWDAEVTGNIKTDKGTIEWRSFTHADDMTIVVELRASEGERETLLQWRPESGISPRWWYSDDSANVSVEMPPLPELNQIDGANVSVQKFVETGEFAVAWKEQQIKPGHKIYYISIANSYPENNAKEKALDWVTKSQAKEFESFINEHRSFWHKYYSQSFVSLSDKKWEGFYWIQMYKLASATRSDRELIDNSGPWLPKSPWAGVWWNLNVQLSYSPLYTSNRLNLAESLVNQIHSHKDVFINHNVPDSLKGKNCALMDRCSDLTFRTEPEFLELGNLTWVLFTMHRHYRHSMDKEMLKEKIYPLLKANINSYLHFMYLGDDGKLHLPPTHSPEYGRSLKVQDANYALALFRWGCQTLIEINEVLGLNDELQSKWEYVLENLVEAPKNENGYMVGHDTPFAMSHRHYSHLFEIYPLHLIDLEDPANADLINRSIEHWIGFKGALAGYSYSGSSSMASYMGDGEKALEYLEGFFPYMCPNTMYVEAGQVIETPLSCAESIHNMLLQSWGDRIKVFPAVSDKWKDVSFDKLLAEGAFEVSAVRTNGSTEFVKIKSLAGGPLKIEPNINGKIQASGKREFNISELEEGIYEIDLQKEEEVLLYAEKVLPDLKISSVQGDTIFYNFFGPNSLNEKEQKQLHDPK; encoded by the coding sequence ATGAAATATATAGATATTAGATTATTCGCAATTGTAATTTTAACATTAATAGGTTTTGCCTGCACCCCAAAAGAAAACGAAGTAAAACTGGATGTTGATTGGAAAACATTTCTTGGCAAGCATGATATGGTCTGGAATCCACTGACCTATTCTGAAAAACCAGACTACTGGGAGAAGCGGAATATGAAACATCACCACAACTGGCACGAAGGTGCCTTTACCGGAAATGGCGAGATTGGTGCTATGATATACAAAGAAACGCCTGAAAGGCTTCGGTTTCAGTTGGGGAGGTATGATGTAAACTCGCATCGTAAGGTGGAAAAAATAGACTGGACAGTTCCTCGCCTGCTTATCGGAGACTTTCTGCTTCAGCCAAAAGGCACTATCGAAAATGAAAGTATGCGTTTACATTTATGGGATGCCGAGGTAACGGGGAATATAAAAACAGACAAAGGTACAATTGAGTGGCGTTCGTTCACCCATGCCGATGATATGACAATTGTTGTAGAATTAAGGGCATCAGAAGGTGAGCGGGAAACCTTGCTTCAATGGCGTCCTGAATCCGGGATTTCACCTCGTTGGTGGTATTCGGATGACTCAGCAAATGTAAGTGTTGAAATGCCTCCCTTACCTGAATTAAACCAGATAGATGGAGCAAATGTTTCGGTACAGAAATTTGTTGAAACAGGTGAATTTGCTGTTGCGTGGAAAGAACAACAAATAAAGCCAGGGCATAAAATCTACTACATTAGCATTGCAAATAGTTATCCTGAGAATAATGCCAAAGAAAAAGCACTGGATTGGGTCACCAAAAGCCAGGCGAAAGAGTTTGAATCTTTCATAAATGAGCATCGTTCGTTCTGGCATAAGTACTATTCACAAAGTTTTGTTTCACTTTCGGATAAAAAATGGGAAGGATTCTATTGGATCCAGATGTATAAGCTTGCTTCGGCAACACGGTCCGACAGAGAGTTAATTGACAATTCAGGTCCATGGTTACCTAAAAGCCCGTGGGCAGGAGTTTGGTGGAATTTGAATGTACAGCTGAGTTATTCACCACTCTATACTTCAAACCGTCTTAATCTGGCAGAGTCGCTGGTTAACCAGATACATTCACACAAGGATGTGTTTATAAATCACAATGTACCCGATTCATTAAAAGGGAAAAACTGTGCTCTAATGGATCGCTGTTCAGACTTAACTTTTAGAACTGAACCTGAATTTCTAGAATTGGGAAATCTTACCTGGGTTTTGTTTACTATGCACAGGCATTACCGTCACAGTATGGATAAAGAAATGCTGAAGGAAAAAATTTATCCTCTCTTAAAAGCTAATATAAATTCTTACCTGCATTTTATGTATTTGGGAGATGATGGTAAATTACATTTGCCTCCAACGCATTCTCCTGAGTACGGACGTAGTTTAAAAGTGCAGGATGCCAACTATGCTTTAGCCTTGTTTCGTTGGGGATGCCAGACATTGATAGAAATCAATGAAGTTTTAGGTTTAAATGATGAACTTCAATCCAAATGGGAATATGTTCTTGAAAACCTGGTTGAAGCACCTAAAAATGAAAATGGTTATATGGTAGGACATGATACTCCCTTTGCCATGTCGCATCGCCATTATTCACACCTGTTTGAGATTTATCCGCTGCATTTAATTGACCTTGAAGATCCTGCAAATGCTGATTTGATTAATAGGTCCATAGAACACTGGATTGGATTTAAAGGAGCTTTGGCAGGTTATTCCTATTCCGGGTCATCTTCTATGGCTTCATATATGGGAGACGGTGAGAAAGCTTTGGAATACCTCGAAGGATTCTTTCCCTATATGTGCCCAAATACCATGTACGTTGAAGCTGGTCAGGTTATTGAAACGCCACTTTCGTGTGCTGAATCTATTCATAATATGCTTCTGCAAAGTTGGGGCGACAGAATTAAAGTTTTTCCGGCAGTATCTGATAAATGGAAGGATGTAAGCTTCGATAAACTGCTTGCTGAGGGGGCTTTCGAAGTTTCGGCAGTTAGGACGAATGGCAGCACCGAATTCGTAAAAATCAAAAGTTTAGCAGGGGGGCCATTAAAGATTGAACCAAATATTAATGGAAAAATTCAGGCATCAGGGAAAAGGGAATTCAATATTTCAGAATTGGAAGAGGGAATTTATGAGATAGATCTTCAAAAAGAAGAGGAAGTACTTTTATATGCTGAAAAGGTATTACCAGACTTAAAAATATCTTCGGTGCAAGGAGATACCATTTTCTATAATTTCTTTGGCCCGAACTCATTAAACGAAAAAGAACAAAAGCAATTACACGATCCAAAATAA